From Sphingobium sp. EP60837, a single genomic window includes:
- the traU gene encoding conjugal transfer pilus assembly protein TraU produces MHQRGILLVAALLLGSILSPAAQAAPTCNGKFVNPITDVCWSCLFPLSVGGLKIWPGNRPDASNPSSPICACSDPIPRVGISVGFWEPARLADVTMKPWCFPNLGGVRIAPGFDIGQGYMAGPSMVGGRSQSTAKWHVHWYVYPLLYWMELLTDFVCFEQASFDIAYMTEVDPLWQDDALSGLINPEAIVFANPIAQAACTADCVTATAAMPIDTLFWCAGCQGAMYPMNGNIPSSIGHVQSSRLALSRFAYKMHRQALAWGTMGSKGLCSKYVMPIMRKQQYRFQMVNPIPTVSGRYACSSIGASTMPPGAGRAYPAGGEDMGYLVWRKRNCCVF; encoded by the coding sequence CTGCATCAACGCGGCATCCTGCTCGTCGCGGCGCTCCTGCTCGGATCCATCCTGTCGCCAGCAGCGCAGGCAGCGCCCACCTGCAACGGCAAGTTCGTCAATCCGATCACGGACGTCTGCTGGTCCTGCCTCTTCCCCTTGTCGGTCGGCGGGCTCAAAATCTGGCCCGGCAATCGGCCCGACGCGTCGAACCCCTCCTCGCCGATCTGCGCCTGCTCCGATCCGATCCCCCGCGTGGGCATCTCAGTCGGCTTCTGGGAACCGGCACGGCTCGCCGATGTCACCATGAAGCCTTGGTGCTTTCCCAACCTCGGCGGTGTGCGCATCGCGCCGGGCTTCGATATCGGTCAGGGCTATATGGCTGGTCCCTCCATGGTCGGGGGACGATCGCAGAGCACCGCCAAATGGCACGTCCATTGGTATGTTTATCCGCTGCTCTATTGGATGGAGCTGCTGACCGATTTCGTCTGCTTCGAGCAGGCAAGCTTCGACATCGCCTATATGACCGAGGTCGATCCGCTTTGGCAGGATGACGCGCTCTCCGGCCTCATCAATCCCGAAGCCATCGTCTTTGCCAATCCCATCGCGCAAGCTGCCTGCACGGCCGACTGTGTGACCGCAACCGCCGCGATGCCGATCGACACGCTGTTCTGGTGCGCGGGCTGCCAGGGAGCCATGTACCCTATGAACGGGAACATTCCGTCCTCAATCGGCCACGTCCAATCCTCGCGCCTCGCGCTTTCGCGCTTTGCCTACAAGATGCATCGGCAGGCGCTCGCCTGGGGAACCATGGGCTCCAAGGGCCTGTGCAGCAAATATGTGATGCCGATCATGCGCAAGCAGCAATATCGCTTCCAGATGGTGAACCCGATCCCGACCGTGTCGGGCCGCTACGCCTGCTCCTCGATTGGCGCATCCACCATGCCGCCCGGCGCCGGGCGCGCCTACCCCGCCGGCGGCGAGGATATGGGCTATCTCGTGTGGAGAAAGAGAAATTGCTGTGTCTTCTGA
- the trbC gene encoding type-F conjugative transfer system pilin assembly protein TrbC, protein MSASRVRVGIGVLLGVGGISALLGQTVEGIDIQAIKRRAAGLEDDAAAFVDHVKDRGDAFREDALAVQHGGTENMRRIAASDVPKGPDGAIDFDDIVKGAAANLNGKAGEAPQFIAFASLSMPPASLKQMVHDTATARGIVVFRGFPNNSMKRFAAELAKVVDTNDFANIGVDPRLFRAFNVQAVPTYVTVSSNFDPCSGFHCITPLPPYDRMTGNVTVRYALGSFVDGNGPGARVAAVALSNMKRGRP, encoded by the coding sequence ATGAGCGCCTCCCGGGTGCGCGTCGGCATCGGGGTGCTGCTTGGCGTCGGCGGGATCTCTGCCTTGCTTGGCCAGACGGTCGAGGGCATCGACATTCAGGCGATCAAGCGGCGGGCTGCTGGGCTTGAAGACGACGCGGCCGCGTTCGTCGATCACGTCAAGGATCGCGGCGACGCTTTCCGCGAGGATGCGCTCGCGGTGCAGCACGGCGGCACTGAAAATATGCGTCGCATCGCAGCCAGCGATGTTCCCAAGGGACCTGATGGCGCGATAGATTTTGACGACATCGTTAAGGGCGCCGCCGCCAATCTCAACGGCAAAGCCGGTGAAGCGCCGCAGTTCATTGCCTTTGCCAGCCTCTCCATGCCGCCAGCCTCATTGAAGCAGATGGTCCACGACACCGCCACGGCGCGCGGGATCGTCGTGTTCCGCGGCTTTCCCAACAACAGCATGAAGCGCTTCGCCGCCGAGCTCGCCAAGGTCGTTGACACCAACGACTTTGCCAATATCGGCGTTGATCCCCGGCTGTTCCGCGCCTTCAATGTGCAGGCCGTGCCGACCTATGTCACGGTGTCATCGAATTTTGACCCCTGCTCGGGCTTCCACTGCATCACGCCGCTGCCGCCCTATGACCGAATGACCGGCAATGTGACGGTGCGCTATGCTTTGGGAAGCTTCGTCGATGGCAATGGGCCAGGCGCCCGGGTCGCGGCGGTGGCGCTTTCGAATATGAAGCGAGGGCGGCCATGA
- the traW gene encoding type-F conjugative transfer system protein TraW yields MRATLAGIAGAAALLGALFSVGPMRGQAKDFGQAGESFPIIEPDLLATIEARLKRAEATGELARMNAQFAKRAEAKVRRPHPVNGITQTEQPRSWDFDPTVTLEQDIRDQRGQLIAAAGQRINPLDFVSLAQQLVFIDGDDEAQMAWATARYSDAQAKLILVAGSPIDEMTRRQRRFYFDQEGRLTTRFGIEHVPAVVKPAGKVMRVSEIALPREKAS; encoded by the coding sequence GGCATAGCTGGGGCGGCTGCGCTCCTTGGCGCGCTGTTCTCGGTGGGCCCGATGCGCGGACAGGCGAAGGATTTTGGCCAAGCCGGAGAAAGTTTTCCCATCATCGAACCCGATCTGCTCGCGACGATCGAAGCCCGGCTGAAGCGGGCGGAAGCCACCGGCGAGCTGGCGCGGATGAATGCGCAGTTCGCCAAGCGAGCAGAGGCCAAGGTGCGTCGGCCCCATCCGGTCAATGGCATCACACAGACTGAGCAGCCACGGTCATGGGACTTTGACCCGACCGTCACGCTGGAGCAGGATATTCGCGACCAGAGGGGCCAGCTCATCGCGGCCGCCGGGCAGCGCATCAATCCGCTCGATTTCGTGAGCCTCGCCCAGCAGCTGGTGTTCATCGACGGCGACGATGAAGCACAGATGGCATGGGCAACAGCGCGCTATAGCGACGCCCAAGCCAAGCTCATCCTTGTTGCCGGGTCACCCATTGACGAGATGACCCGCCGCCAGCGCCGCTTCTATTTCGATCAGGAAGGGCGCCTCACGACCAGGTTTGGCATCGAGCATGTCCCGGCAGTGGTGAAGCCTGCGGGCAAGGTCATGCGCGTAAGTGAGATTGCGCTTCCCAGAGAGAAGGCGAGCTAA